The following coding sequences lie in one Maribacter forsetii DSM 18668 genomic window:
- a CDS encoding tetratricopeptide repeat protein, whose protein sequence is MIRKVVFLILLTSSLLRAQSDMTKGFGLLEKGNFQEAELFFEEYLKTDPSNKTGLLCYGRAVGLSGEPKKATGLFSDLLKDYPGDFEILINYNESFLWAKEYEQAKPLYAELVDKFPTKFGAVLGYANTLSNLKEYKLALSWVEKAIALQPENESAKVSRKFMRLGYANAFVNNQQYGKGEQTLKKIFEDFPNDKDVLINLANLYLITKQADKAKNMYVKYATTPKDSITALNGIALAEHLDENDKKALIVSKGATVKVDKINDVPLTESTYDRYVQALIWNKKFITARKKIDSLEVHYPNRNWIHALKATLGLYTGDAKASVESYDRILVNDSASFDGNLGKANALFASDKIIPAYHMANQTLKFYNNQKDAKGFIEKLNLMHTPTIEEHAAYTFDNGNNTAFYTNTTVDVPFSTKFRTTFSYFFRSTENKVTDNKATSHVALIGLQYKLFPKTVLKTVLGLNNSRFLDEAYTQPVLDIKLDLQPFKLQNLTLGYQREVQSFNAELIEREIVQNHYGLNYNLGTNVNFGWYTQLMHTQQSDDNIRNLLFTSLYYNVLKKPALKMGVNYQYITFKDQVPTIYFSPEKYQAVELFADVRGKISEKTTYMASAATGIQKVEDDPNTNIFRAEASVQHQFSKRFSLNVYGKYSNIASATAAGFEFTEIGLKAKWLFLKKPLFSKKLKLD, encoded by the coding sequence ATGATTCGTAAAGTAGTATTCCTTATTCTTTTAACCTCTTCACTGTTAAGAGCACAATCTGATATGACCAAAGGCTTTGGTTTATTGGAGAAAGGAAATTTTCAAGAAGCAGAACTTTTCTTTGAAGAATATCTTAAAACCGACCCTAGCAACAAGACGGGCCTCCTCTGTTATGGCCGTGCAGTAGGTTTAAGTGGGGAGCCTAAAAAAGCCACCGGCCTATTTTCTGATCTTTTAAAAGATTACCCAGGTGATTTTGAAATACTCATTAACTACAACGAATCTTTTTTATGGGCAAAGGAATACGAGCAAGCTAAACCGTTATATGCCGAACTGGTAGATAAATTCCCTACCAAATTTGGAGCCGTACTAGGTTATGCGAATACCCTAAGTAATTTAAAGGAATACAAATTAGCATTAAGTTGGGTAGAAAAAGCAATCGCACTTCAGCCTGAAAATGAAAGTGCAAAGGTCTCTAGAAAGTTTATGAGACTGGGTTATGCAAATGCTTTCGTAAACAACCAGCAGTATGGCAAAGGTGAGCAAACACTAAAAAAGATATTTGAAGATTTCCCCAACGATAAAGATGTACTTATCAACCTTGCCAACCTTTACCTGATTACAAAGCAAGCAGATAAGGCCAAGAATATGTATGTTAAGTACGCAACTACACCAAAAGATTCAATCACTGCCTTAAACGGTATAGCCCTTGCAGAACATTTAGACGAAAATGATAAAAAGGCATTGATCGTTTCAAAAGGTGCAACGGTAAAAGTGGATAAAATTAATGACGTACCGCTTACCGAAAGTACCTATGATCGTTATGTTCAAGCCCTAATCTGGAACAAAAAATTTATAACTGCCCGTAAGAAAATAGATAGCTTAGAAGTCCACTACCCGAATAGAAATTGGATACATGCACTAAAAGCCACTTTAGGTTTGTATACGGGCGATGCAAAAGCAAGTGTTGAAAGTTATGATCGAATTTTAGTTAACGATAGCGCTTCTTTTGATGGTAATTTAGGGAAAGCGAATGCCTTGTTTGCTTCTGACAAAATTATACCGGCATATCATATGGCCAACCAAACCTTAAAGTTCTATAATAACCAAAAAGATGCCAAAGGTTTTATTGAGAAGTTAAACCTTATGCACACGCCAACTATTGAAGAACACGCTGCCTATACTTTCGATAACGGTAACAATACAGCGTTTTACACCAATACAACGGTAGACGTTCCATTCTCAACGAAATTTAGAACCACCTTTTCTTATTTCTTTAGATCTACCGAAAATAAGGTAACAGATAACAAAGCCACTTCTCACGTAGCTTTAATAGGTTTACAGTATAAGTTGTTTCCTAAGACTGTTTTAAAAACGGTATTGGGTCTAAACAACTCTAGATTTTTAGATGAAGCATATACACAGCCTGTTCTTGATATAAAATTAGATTTACAACCTTTTAAACTTCAAAATTTGACATTGGGGTACCAAAGAGAAGTGCAAAGTTTTAATGCGGAATTAATTGAGCGTGAAATTGTACAAAACCATTATGGTTTAAATTATAACTTAGGTACAAATGTAAACTTTGGGTGGTATACGCAGTTAATGCATACACAGCAGAGTGATGACAATATCAGAAACTTACTGTTCACATCTCTTTACTACAATGTACTTAAAAAACCAGCATTAAAAATGGGTGTAAATTACCAATACATCACGTTTAAAGATCAAGTCCCAACCATATATTTTAGTCCCGAAAAATATCAAGCAGTTGAATTGTTTGCAGATGTTCGCGGCAAAATTTCCGAAAAGACAACATATATGGCCAGTGCCGCTACCGGTATTCAAAAAGTTGAAGATGACCCTAACACAAATATATTTAGGGCAGAAGCTTCTGTTCAACATCAATTCTCTAAACGCTTTAGCTTAAACGTCTACGGTAAATATAGCAACATTGCCTCTGCAACTGCAGCTGGTTTTGAGTTTACTGAGATAGGTCTTAAAGCAAAATGGTTATTTTTAAAAAAACCATTATTCTCCAAAAAATTAAAGTTAGATTAG
- a CDS encoding oligosaccharide flippase family protein yields MSAIKLVLKRISPKQLFMGSALLVNGGNYLYNLLLGRLLGPEAFADAALLVTLLLVLSFVGMTFQLATTKFAVLFTDYTWIAFKNTMYRYALIFGIFTGILVLIFSKNLQELFNTQNHYMFMIFAVAIPLYFVMSVNRGSFQGGHDFGKLAGTYQTEMWSRLLLTFALLLLVPFETGILIAAGIALSFVFGLFPSDFKGVQLFSKDKLAAVDLKQVWIFIGLTAGYELTQIIINNSDILLVKHYFDDKQAGLYSSLALIGRVVYFVAWMFVMLLMPTVIQKQKDGEPTAPVLFKYVFFIGGLSTFIVFVCFLFPNLIITLMFGDAYLSIAHLLWKYALATSLFAVSNIFAYYFLSLNQYSPVILSGLLGFSQVALIMLYHENLETVVQMQIIAMVILLVAQLLFFIIKNKADSKVIKE; encoded by the coding sequence ATGTCAGCAATAAAATTAGTTTTGAAGCGGATTTCCCCTAAACAGTTGTTTATGGGTAGTGCTTTGCTTGTAAATGGCGGCAATTACCTTTACAATTTACTGCTAGGTAGGTTGTTAGGTCCAGAAGCCTTTGCAGATGCTGCATTATTGGTCACATTGCTATTGGTACTTTCTTTTGTTGGTATGACATTTCAACTGGCGACTACAAAATTTGCGGTTTTATTTACAGATTATACGTGGATCGCTTTTAAGAATACCATGTATAGGTATGCATTGATATTTGGTATATTCACCGGTATTCTTGTGCTTATTTTTTCCAAGAATCTTCAAGAACTGTTCAATACCCAAAACCATTACATGTTTATGATTTTTGCGGTTGCTATACCCTTGTACTTTGTTATGAGTGTAAATAGAGGAAGTTTTCAAGGTGGGCATGATTTTGGAAAATTGGCAGGTACTTACCAAACGGAAATGTGGAGTAGACTGCTGCTTACTTTCGCACTTTTGCTTTTGGTTCCTTTTGAGACGGGTATTTTAATTGCAGCTGGTATCGCACTTTCTTTTGTGTTCGGACTTTTTCCGTCAGATTTTAAAGGTGTTCAGCTATTTTCTAAAGATAAGTTAGCCGCGGTAGATTTAAAGCAGGTTTGGATATTCATCGGTCTTACTGCCGGATATGAACTTACACAGATTATCATTAACAATAGTGATATTCTATTGGTGAAGCATTATTTTGATGATAAGCAAGCTGGTTTGTATTCGTCATTGGCATTGATAGGTAGGGTAGTGTACTTTGTGGCTTGGATGTTTGTAATGTTATTAATGCCAACAGTCATTCAAAAACAAAAAGATGGTGAGCCAACGGCTCCGGTGCTGTTTAAGTATGTATTCTTTATTGGTGGCTTATCCACGTTTATCGTATTTGTGTGCTTTCTGTTTCCAAATTTGATCATCACCTTAATGTTCGGTGATGCTTATTTGTCTATTGCACATTTATTATGGAAGTACGCCTTGGCGACTTCACTGTTCGCTGTATCTAATATATTCGCTTACTACTTTTTATCATTAAATCAATACTCGCCCGTAATACTATCTGGATTGTTAGGCTTCTCTCAAGTTGCTTTGATCATGCTATATCATGAAAATTTAGAGACGGTTGTTCAAATGCAAATCATTGCTATGGTTATTTTACTGGTAGCTCAACTACTATTTTTCATCATTAAGAATAAAGCGGATTCTAAAGTCATTAAAGAATAA
- a CDS encoding response regulator, whose translation MKILTIDDQQLILLSVEKRLTELGYDVKTADSGLKGIELYDSFEPDLVLVDINMPDISGLEVVRHIKSGDRNNTPVLVMSGNTEEAIIMDGFTLGIDDYMKKPVSLSEMSARIKRLIGAPVIEMKTEPTSSGRMLQKNCVGVVIPCYNEEERLLGKEFRDFAHSNLGYHLCFVNDGSTDKTLEVLEELKKGNESNISIYDCEKNGGKAEAVRLGMLHMAKDTQLDYIGFLDADLSTDFRDFDDLVETLDKSDFKIVSGSRMSRMGADITKESARKIISMTINLIIRTILRMPFNDTQCGAKVMDRSVVPLLFNKPFITKWLFDVEMFIRMRKHYGKNEAIKLICEQPLKRWIHADGSKLSMKDSVKIVGQLAKIAVVYR comes from the coding sequence ATGAAAATACTAACTATTGACGATCAGCAGCTTATCTTATTGTCTGTTGAAAAACGACTTACCGAATTAGGTTATGATGTAAAGACCGCTGATTCTGGTCTAAAAGGAATTGAATTATATGACTCTTTTGAGCCAGATTTAGTTCTTGTAGATATTAACATGCCCGATATTTCTGGGTTAGAGGTCGTAAGACATATTAAAAGTGGTGACCGAAATAATACACCGGTTTTAGTAATGTCAGGAAATACCGAAGAAGCTATTATTATGGATGGCTTTACACTGGGTATTGATGACTATATGAAGAAACCCGTGAGTTTATCTGAAATGTCTGCACGTATCAAAAGACTCATTGGTGCCCCAGTTATTGAAATGAAGACAGAACCTACTAGTAGTGGGCGAATGCTACAAAAAAACTGTGTTGGCGTAGTTATACCTTGTTATAATGAAGAAGAACGTCTTTTAGGTAAAGAGTTCAGAGATTTTGCACATAGTAACTTAGGGTACCACCTTTGTTTTGTAAACGATGGTAGTACAGATAAAACTCTTGAAGTATTAGAAGAGTTGAAAAAAGGAAACGAAAGCAATATTAGTATATATGATTGTGAGAAAAATGGAGGTAAGGCAGAGGCAGTTCGTCTAGGCATGCTACATATGGCTAAAGACACACAATTAGATTATATCGGCTTTTTAGATGCTGACCTTTCTACTGATTTTAGAGATTTTGATGATTTGGTAGAAACGCTTGATAAGTCAGACTTTAAAATTGTTAGTGGTTCAAGAATGAGTAGAATGGGGGCTGATATTACCAAAGAGTCTGCTCGTAAGATTATCAGTATGACCATTAACTTGATCATAAGGACCATTTTAAGAATGCCTTTTAATGATACGCAATGTGGTGCCAAAGTTATGGATCGCTCTGTAGTACCATTACTTTTTAACAAACCTTTTATTACCAAGTGGTTGTTTGATGTTGAAATGTTTATTCGCATGAGAAAACATTATGGTAAAAATGAAGCTATTAAGCTCATTTGTGAACAGCCTCTTAAAAGATGGATACACGCTGATGGATCTAAATTATCCATGAAAGATTCAGTGAAAATTGTTGGTCAACTTGCTAAAATTGCGGTTGTATATAGATAG
- a CDS encoding glycosyltransferase, translating into MKLAIVTAYPPSKVTLTEYGYHLVKHFRLQKEVTEIILITDKTEGEKDFAFTEEGCKITVKECWSFNDYSNLFNINKVISATKPDAVLFNLQFLKFGDKKIPAALGLMLPLLCKMKGIPTISLLHNILAQVDLKNAGITSNKILRKAYKCVGNILTRFVLASDVVAVTISKYQTILENKYQSRNVALIPHGSFETPLEPDFTLPAGPKKVLAFGKFGTYKKVEIMIEAIELIRQRTKQDIEIVIAGTDSPNTPGYLESVKKKYAHVKQLCFTGYVAEEDVPVIFGESAVVVFPYTSTTGSSGVLHQAGSYGKAVALPDVGDLSILVKEEGYKGEFFKPENAESLAEAIENILEHDSYRRYLAMANYRAACSLPMSDIIKMYIEYFKVLQLAKSKGFTLDVTMVEKELMS; encoded by the coding sequence ATGAAACTTGCAATAGTAACCGCTTATCCGCCAAGTAAAGTGACGTTGACCGAATATGGTTATCACTTAGTAAAACATTTTAGGCTTCAAAAAGAAGTAACAGAGATTATTTTGATTACCGATAAGACAGAGGGAGAAAAAGATTTTGCCTTTACCGAAGAAGGGTGTAAGATTACCGTTAAGGAATGCTGGAGCTTTAATGATTACTCTAATCTTTTTAATATTAATAAAGTCATTTCTGCTACAAAGCCAGATGCTGTTCTATTTAACCTTCAATTCTTAAAGTTCGGCGATAAAAAGATTCCTGCAGCCTTAGGTTTAATGTTGCCTTTGCTTTGTAAGATGAAAGGTATACCGACCATTTCTTTGTTACATAATATCTTAGCGCAGGTAGATTTAAAAAATGCAGGTATTACTTCAAATAAAATTTTAAGGAAGGCGTACAAATGTGTTGGTAATATATTAACAAGATTTGTTTTGGCTTCAGATGTTGTAGCTGTAACCATAAGTAAGTATCAAACTATTTTAGAAAATAAATATCAGTCAAGAAATGTAGCTCTTATTCCGCATGGTTCATTTGAAACTCCGCTAGAACCAGATTTTACATTACCTGCCGGACCTAAAAAAGTATTGGCATTTGGAAAGTTTGGCACCTATAAAAAGGTAGAAATCATGATCGAAGCGATAGAGCTGATTAGACAACGTACCAAACAAGATATTGAAATTGTAATTGCAGGTACAGACAGCCCCAACACACCAGGTTATTTAGAAAGTGTAAAAAAGAAATATGCTCATGTTAAACAATTATGTTTTACAGGATATGTGGCTGAGGAAGATGTTCCGGTAATTTTTGGAGAGAGTGCAGTTGTTGTTTTTCCGTACACATCTACTACAGGTAGCTCTGGGGTATTGCACCAAGCCGGTAGTTACGGCAAAGCAGTTGCATTACCAGATGTAGGAGATTTAAGCATTCTTGTTAAAGAAGAAGGATATAAAGGTGAATTCTTTAAACCGGAAAATGCAGAATCTTTAGCGGAAGCAATAGAGAATATTCTTGAGCACGATTCGTATAGAAGATATTTGGCAATGGCAAACTATAGAGCTGCTTGTTCATTACCTATGTCAGATATTATAAAAATGTATATAGAGTACTTTAAGGTTTTACAATTGGCAAAGTCCAAAGGATTTACTTTGGATGTAACGATGGTTGAAAAAGAATTAATGTCATAA
- a CDS encoding glycosyltransferase produces MKLAIVTAYPPSKVTLTEYGYYLVKHFRLQEEVTELILITDRTDGPKDLNFEGEGCKITVKECWSFNSYSNIFSISKTISKVKPDAVLFNLQFLKFGDKKIPAAMGLMLPFICKTKGIPTISLLHNILEQVDLENAGFTNNKILQSIYNFIGTTLTKFVLASDVLAVTISKYVTTLEDKYKVKNVALIPHGAFETPPEPDFKLPAGPKQVMAFGKFGTYKKVEILIEAVEEIRSRTNEDIEIVIAGTDSPNTPGYLDEMKQKYSHVPQVRFTGYVAEEDVPKIFGDSAVTVFPYTSTTGSSGVLHQAGSYGNAVALPDLGDLSVLVKEEGYVGEFFDAHDTSSLANAIEKIITDDSYRIQLAKQNYKAACSLPMSAITQMYIDYFKAIQKSKETGFNIDISTVEKKLVH; encoded by the coding sequence ATGAAATTAGCAATTGTAACCGCATACCCACCTAGTAAAGTAACCTTAACAGAATATGGTTATTATTTGGTAAAGCATTTTAGACTTCAAGAAGAGGTGACAGAATTAATTTTGATCACCGATAGAACTGACGGTCCTAAAGATTTAAATTTTGAGGGCGAAGGCTGTAAGATTACGGTGAAAGAATGTTGGAGTTTTAATAGTTATAGTAATATTTTCAGCATCAGTAAAACCATATCAAAGGTGAAACCAGATGCGGTTTTATTTAATCTTCAGTTTTTAAAATTCGGAGATAAAAAAATACCGGCTGCAATGGGCTTAATGCTTCCTTTTATATGTAAAACCAAGGGTATACCAACTATTTCATTATTACATAATATTCTTGAACAGGTAGATTTAGAGAATGCAGGTTTTACCAATAATAAAATACTACAAAGTATCTATAATTTTATTGGTACTACGTTGACGAAGTTTGTTTTAGCTTCAGATGTTCTTGCGGTAACCATAAGTAAATATGTAACTACATTAGAAGATAAGTATAAGGTTAAGAACGTAGCTTTAATTCCGCATGGTGCATTTGAAACTCCTCCAGAGCCAGATTTTAAACTTCCTGCAGGTCCAAAACAGGTAATGGCTTTTGGTAAGTTTGGTACATACAAAAAAGTTGAAATTCTTATTGAGGCGGTAGAAGAGATCAGGTCGAGAACCAATGAAGATATTGAAATTGTTATTGCTGGTACAGATAGCCCTAATACACCTGGCTATTTAGATGAAATGAAACAAAAATATAGTCATGTTCCTCAAGTGAGATTTACAGGTTATGTAGCAGAGGAAGATGTTCCAAAGATATTTGGAGATAGTGCAGTAACTGTTTTTCCATATACGTCAACAACTGGTAGTTCAGGAGTTTTACACCAAGCTGGTAGTTATGGTAATGCCGTTGCTTTGCCGGATTTAGGCGATTTAAGTGTATTGGTTAAGGAAGAAGGTTATGTAGGTGAATTTTTTGATGCTCATGATACGTCATCTCTGGCTAATGCCATTGAAAAGATTATTACCGATGATTCATATAGAATTCAGTTGGCAAAACAAAATTATAAAGCGGCATGTTCATTACCAATGTCTGCTATTACACAGATGTATATAGACTACTTTAAGGCTATACAGAAATCTAAAGAAACAGGTTTCAATATAGACATATCAACTGTGGAGAAGAAATTGGTTCATTAA
- a CDS encoding glycoside hydrolase family 2 TIM barrel-domain containing protein: MAIQLNKTLYRTVLIVTFLAINGLILYGIGAAWAFMNTGADKTSMLHLEVPMDDVYKPNLNWSNMDNPGRPMEEQALGEITNDYMNAWHVRNIAFKKNDRYGIEDFYTDSARVRLYDNIDLNVKNNHWYKRTTLNHNPALDFYTADGTMVVFKDYNVEEYQETYEGETLLFKEKDTTSYQVMMLLEDGFWRIRHLKEIPNPIDTSNVEKRNIQAKLEKIKLQKGLNYYPKDSPWDTFGKRFNDTIINDDFQIINEMGLNTIRVFIQYEDFGKNRVDAKKLELLKKLLDIAENNKLDVLITLFDFYGDYDISNWTLTHRHAEAIVNAVKDHPALLGWDIKNEPDLDFDSRGKDNVIQWLNQMILEIRNWDTKNPITIGWSNPEAALNLSKEVDFISFHYYKKPQYFLESYKILRYLTPNKPIVLQEYGDSSYDGMWSLFSGSDEKQAAYYKEMQGYLEEENIPFLFWTLYDFEKVPSSVAGSLPWRTKKQHFFGCLDSLGNKKPSYYELAIKNK, translated from the coding sequence ATGGCGATACAGTTAAATAAAACATTATACAGAACTGTGTTAATAGTCACTTTTTTGGCTATCAACGGACTTATTCTATATGGTATAGGAGCTGCCTGGGCATTTATGAATACCGGTGCGGATAAAACCTCTATGCTCCATTTAGAAGTGCCTATGGATGATGTCTACAAGCCAAATCTTAACTGGTCAAATATGGACAATCCAGGGCGACCAATGGAAGAGCAAGCATTAGGAGAGATTACCAATGATTATATGAATGCATGGCATGTTAGAAATATTGCATTCAAGAAAAATGACCGTTACGGTATAGAAGATTTTTACACGGACAGTGCACGGGTTAGATTATATGATAATATTGATTTGAATGTAAAGAATAACCATTGGTACAAGCGCACTACCCTAAACCATAATCCCGCATTAGATTTTTACACGGCAGATGGCACTATGGTGGTGTTTAAAGACTATAATGTAGAGGAGTACCAAGAAACCTATGAAGGTGAAACCCTCCTTTTTAAAGAAAAAGACACTACTAGTTACCAAGTAATGATGCTCTTAGAGGACGGATTTTGGCGAATTAGGCACTTAAAAGAGATACCAAACCCAATTGACACATCTAATGTAGAAAAGAGAAACATACAGGCTAAACTTGAAAAAATAAAACTGCAAAAAGGTCTAAACTATTATCCAAAAGACTCCCCTTGGGACACTTTTGGTAAGCGTTTTAACGATACTATAATCAATGATGATTTTCAAATTATTAATGAAATGGGATTAAATACTATTCGTGTATTTATTCAATATGAAGATTTTGGAAAAAATAGGGTCGATGCCAAAAAATTGGAACTTTTAAAGAAACTATTAGATATAGCAGAAAATAATAAGTTAGATGTTCTTATTACCCTTTTCGATTTTTATGGTGATTACGATATATCTAATTGGACATTGACACACAGACATGCAGAAGCCATTGTAAATGCGGTAAAGGACCACCCAGCGCTCTTAGGGTGGGATATAAAAAACGAACCCGATCTAGATTTTGATTCCCGCGGCAAGGATAATGTAATACAGTGGCTAAATCAAATGATTTTAGAAATTAGAAATTGGGACACTAAAAACCCAATAACCATTGGTTGGTCTAACCCAGAGGCTGCCTTGAATCTATCTAAAGAAGTTGATTTTATTTCTTTTCACTATTATAAAAAGCCCCAGTATTTTTTAGAATCTTATAAGATCTTAAGGTATTTAACTCCAAATAAACCTATTGTGTTACAAGAATACGGAGATTCTTCTTATGATGGTATGTGGAGTTTATTTTCAGGCTCTGACGAAAAACAAGCCGCTTATTATAAAGAAATGCAAGGGTATTTAGAAGAAGAGAACATTCCCTTTTTATTCTGGACGCTTTATGACTTTGAAAAAGTACCCAGTTCAGTTGCCGGTAGCTTACCCTGGAGAACAAAAAAGCAACACTTCTTTGGTTGCTTGGATTCTTTAGGTAATAAAAAGCCATCTTACTATGAACTAGCTATAAAGAATAAATAA